In Haladaptatus cibarius D43, the sequence CGGTTTTCAGCGAGAGAATCGGGTCGGTCTGACCACCAGACTGTTCGGGATTCAGGTCGTAGGTAGCCGCCGCGACGCCCTCGGTTTCGAGGAGCGCACCCTTCAGTACGTTCATGAACGTGTGGTCTTCGCCTCCGATTTCTATCTGGAGTTCGGTGTCGCTCTTCTCGATAACCCGCAGTTCCATGCGTGTTGGTTCTCCGTTGTCGCGTTTCAATCTTGCGAAGCACAGGTTTCGAGATAGTTTGTGGATTTGTAGAGTTCTTGTGTTTGAGCCTCTTGTCGGAATCAGTGGTTTCACTATCGAGATTGCAAATTACAACGCCAGTTTGGAGTCTACAAATCGCGACAACAAATGACCGCCACCGCGTGCGGGCGGGTGCGCCGACCACTGGCGCACCCGCCCTTTTCGTCCCCCTCGCTCGCGGGTCTTCCTTCCCGCTCGCAATCGAGGCAGACCGCTTGCCTCGTACTCCCCGGGCGCTCGGACACCTGCGCCAGTGGTCGGCGCAGGTGTTCTCACCGCGTCCTGTCGTCTGTTCAGTCGGCTTCAGGAGTGGTCGTTCAGTATCACGCAAACCGCGGTTCAGGAATCGGAAATCGAAGAGACTCGTCGCTCGCCAATCGAAACGAAACGGGAAAATCGTGGTTTAGAGCTGAACTTCCGCGCCGACGTACAGCACGACAACGAGGAAAATCCAGACAACGTCCACGAAGTGCCAGTACATCGAAACCGTACTGACCGACAGGTGGCGCTCCGCGGAGTACTGTCCGTAGAGTGCGCGCACGAACACGATACCGATGAGAACCGCACCCATCGTCACGTGAATCCCGTGCAGGCCGGTCAGGCCGTAGAACGCGCTGTTGAACACGCCGCCGGTGAACGTAAATCCTTCTTCGACGATGAAGACGTAGTATTCGTACACCTGTCCGCCGATGAAGATGACGCCGAGCAGGAGCGTCGCGGCGAGTCCCGCGAGGAAGCGACTCCGGTTGTTCTTCCGCAGTTCGACGTGCGCCCAGTGGAGCGTGATACTACTCAACACCAGCAGTGCCGTGTTGATGAGCACGAGGTCGCCGACGAGATGCGGTAGCTCAGCACCTGCCGGGGGCCACGTCCCCGCGCGGATGAAGAAGAAATACACGAACCCTGCGCCGAAGGTTGCGATTTCGGAACCGAGGAACGCTATCATTCCCCAGCGAAGCGCGTTGACCCCTTTTTCCCGTGAATCCTTGCTCCAGAAGTGTTTGACGAAGGCGTGATACACCCAGCCGTACAGTCCGGCGAGGAAAACAGCGGTGCTGGCGATGAACACTGCCGGGCCAATCGTCGGCCCGACGAGGTTGGTTCCGCCGTGTCCGAGGACGAACAGCGCGGCACCGATGTAGAACCCTGCCCCACCAACGGCGGTGATAAAGGGCCACCACGACGCCTCACCGAAGCCTTTCGGCCAGTCCTCGACGGCCGGGAGGTGATGGCCGTGCTCCTCTGTCGAATCGTCCGTTACCGTCATACTGAGAGGGTTATGGGCCGACTACTAAAAATGCACCCAAAACCTTCCGGCGGACACAGAACGTTTCGGCTGGCGGATAGCAAAGCGACCGCTAGTAACGAGCGGTTGAAAAGATAATGGATAAAAAGCGAATTACGCCGAGGCAGTCGTGGTGGTTGCGTTGCCGCCTGCGCTGCTGTTGTTACCACCGGAGCTGCTGTTACCGCCGGAGCCGCCACTGTTTTCCTGTTTCTGCTCTTGGAGCCAGTTCTGGTACTCGCTCTGGGAGACGACTTGGATTTCACCGAGCATGTTGGAGTGGCCGACGCCACAGTACTCCGCACAGTAGAGCTGGTAGGTGCCCGTTTCGGTCGCCTTCGTCTTGATGACGTTGTGCTGGTTCGGGATGGCGTCCTGTTTCAGGCCGAGTTCGGGAACGTGAAGCGCGTGTAACCAATCACCGGATGTGACGTTGAGATACACCGGGCGGTCTTCGGGAATCACCATCGTTCCGCCGGTGGAGACGTTCTCACCTTCGTAGTTGAACGTCCAGATGTACTTCTCCGCCACGACTTCGACTTCGACTGCGTTGCCCTCCATCTCCTGTGCGTCTTCCGGGGTGGTGGTGACGTACTCGTTTGCCATCACGCCATAGGAGGCGTAGCCGACGAACAGTAGGACGATTGCAGTCGCAACAGTCCACGTGATTTCGAGGCGACGGTTCTCCTTCGTCGGGAGTGGGTTGTCGTTGTTGCGGAACTTCCACACGGTGTAGATGAGGATACCCTCGACAAGCACCGTAATCGGAATCGCTGCATACAGCAACTGGGTGTTCAGCGTCTGGATGAGTTCCTCGGTCGTCGAACTGTAGCCCTGTGCCAGCACGGGATCTACAGCGGCCGAAAGAAGCGCCGCGCCGAACACCGAGACGAACGCTATCCGCTTGGAATCCATATGCGCTAGACTTAGGAAACGGCCCATAAATATGTGCTGTCTTTGTCGCCGTGGAAAGTCGGATGGTCTAAGTACGCGGGAACACAACCGTCGTACAACGGTGGCACTGCAGGGTTCCTCTTCCGACCGGTTCGAACGTGCGCTGACAGCAACCGCAGTCGGCGTCTATCTGCTCGTCGTCGTCGGTGCAACGACATCGCTCACCGACGCCGCGACCGCCTGTTCGACGTGGCCCGCCTGCAACGGCCAATGGGTCGTCCCGTTGGACGATCCGAAACTCGCAATCGTATGGGGACACCGCGTCGTCGCGCTCGTCGTCGGTATCCTCCTCCTCGCTACGACGCTGTTCGCGTGGCTCCGCGACTCGCGCAAGCGCGTTCAATTTTCACTCGCGGTCGCCGCGGTTCTGTACCCTATTCAAGTGGGACTGGGTGCGTTGGCCGCGACGACGGCAGTAACGAACGTCCTTTCCGCGACTCACCTCGTCGTCGGGATGGGTATCTTCACGGGAATCGTTCTCGCCCTCGCGTGGACGCTCGAACCCGAGGAGAAAGACGGCCCGGTCGAGATGGGCGTCGAACAGAAATCCGCAACCGGGTCGCCCACTCCGGAATCCCTTTCCGGAACCGGCGCGACCGCCTACGCTTATTTCCGACTGATGAAGCCGCGGCTGATGTGGCTCCTCTGTCTCGTCGCCTCCGCTGGAATGGCGCTCGCTGGGGGACAGAACCTCGAAGTCGGAACCGTCGTCGCAACGCTCACGGGCGGCGTCCTCTCCATCGGCGCGAGCGGAACGTTCAACCACGTCCTCGAACGCGACGTCGACAAGCGAATGAACCGCACCGCAGACCGCCCCGCCGCAACGTCCCAAATCCCGGTCAGAAACGCGGTGGCGTTCGGCGTCCTGCTGTCGGTCGCTTCGCTGGCCG encodes:
- a CDS encoding DNA-directed RNA polymerase subunit L produces the protein MELRVIEKSDTELQIEIGGEDHTFMNVLKGALLETEGVAAATYDLNPEQSGGQTDPILSLKTEGGVDPLDALENGAQNIKDKASAFRDAFTAAA
- the cyoE gene encoding heme o synthase, with product MQGSSSDRFERALTATAVGVYLLVVVGATTSLTDAATACSTWPACNGQWVVPLDDPKLAIVWGHRVVALVVGILLLATTLFAWLRDSRKRVQFSLAVAAVLYPIQVGLGALAATTAVTNVLSATHLVVGMGIFTGIVLALAWTLEPEEKDGPVEMGVEQKSATGSPTPESLSGTGATAYAYFRLMKPRLMWLLCLVASAGMALAGGQNLEVGTVVATLTGGVLSIGASGTFNHVLERDVDKRMNRTADRPAATSQIPVRNAVAFGVLLSVASLAVFLSVNLLVAVFGLTAIVFYSVVYTLLLKPNTVQNTVIGGFAGSLPALIGWAAVENGVGLPALVLAGVIFLWTPAHFYNLALAYKDDYARGGFPMMPVVRGEAETRKHILLWLGATLLSAGLLATVTPLSWLYAITTVAFGAVFLLAVVRLHHERDESAAFRAFHASNAYLGSLLVAIVVDSLVL
- the coxB gene encoding cytochrome c oxidase subunit II, encoding MDSKRIAFVSVFGAALLSAAVDPVLAQGYSSTTEELIQTLNTQLLYAAIPITVLVEGILIYTVWKFRNNDNPLPTKENRRLEITWTVATAIVLLFVGYASYGVMANEYVTTTPEDAQEMEGNAVEVEVVAEKYIWTFNYEGENVSTGGTMVIPEDRPVYLNVTSGDWLHALHVPELGLKQDAIPNQHNVIKTKATETGTYQLYCAEYCGVGHSNMLGEIQVVSQSEYQNWLQEQKQENSGGSGGNSSSGGNNSSAGGNATTTTASA
- a CDS encoding cytochrome c oxidase subunit 3; translation: MTVTDDSTEEHGHHLPAVEDWPKGFGEASWWPFITAVGGAGFYIGAALFVLGHGGTNLVGPTIGPAVFIASTAVFLAGLYGWVYHAFVKHFWSKDSREKGVNALRWGMIAFLGSEIATFGAGFVYFFFIRAGTWPPAGAELPHLVGDLVLINTALLVLSSITLHWAHVELRKNNRSRFLAGLAATLLLGVIFIGGQVYEYYVFIVEEGFTFTGGVFNSAFYGLTGLHGIHVTMGAVLIGIVFVRALYGQYSAERHLSVSTVSMYWHFVDVVWIFLVVVLYVGAEVQL